The sequence CAGAGACGCATCTGACTTTTGCCCGTGGGTCCACTGCCGCAGCCGTATTGGCATAGCAGAGGTAGGCGGGCTCTTTGCAGGCGAACTCCCCTCGCCCCAGCCTTAACCTTGCCTCCTGAACAGGGCAACTTTTGTAGACCAGTACGGATCGGTTGGGGGCTTCTTCCTCTATCTCGAAATCGGGGTATCCATGGATGCAATTGACGAAATCAAGCGCTTTCAGTACATCTTCCATGCCCCCTTCGAGGCCTAAAACCTTTTTGAGCCTTCTCCCCTCCAGGACGCTTTGTCGTTCCCACATCTTCACATCAAGTTTGAGGGCGGCTTCACTGCCGAATGTATCCTCTACGCCCATATACCAAAAGCCATCTACGCTGATCCAGTTCTTGCCCAGCATCTCAATGATATCGATCAGTGTCTTTTTGGACAGGCTCTCAAGGTTTGTTTTAAGCATTTGGGATTCCTGCTTGCGGAGCGCAAATGCCCCACAAAGACTTCCTCGCGAAGGGAGAAACTGAAGGCTTCTCTGAGTTTATTATAGCATAGGCAAATGGGTAGACAGCCGAGTATGTTGCTGACAACCCCCTCATGCAACATCAACACTTCAATGTTCGCTCAGAGAGCGCCTGCATAAGTTGACAGCCAAAAAAAGAGAGAACACTTGACATAGTACACATAAATGCTATCCTTATAACTAACAAAAGTCGTAATCACCCTATTGCGGATGATCGGGGCATGCTTCGGGCAAGCCCCTCCAGAAGGGTGCTCCACTCAGCCGGAAGTTCTTTTCATAAGGTTGCCCGATATGAGAGATAGCCTGTATCTACCCTTGGGGGTTGACATGGTTTCGTCTGAAATCTCTATCTGATAGGCTAGATCGGGGAACCACCAACAATTCAGTTTAGGAGAGCAGTGAGACAGAGTCCTGTCCCGAAAGTAGACGACCCGGTTCCTGAGCCGTCCGGAATGCCCTCCCTGACGATCGCCAATTCTCTCTTTTCTGAATGCCTCTTTATCCCTTCATGTGGCACATCTACACAAGAACGGCTGAATTCCAATCCGTATTGCCGTATTCAATTTACGGACGCTCCGAATAAGTGTTATCAGCCCACTAGCCCTCAGGCCAGCAGCAGGAGGAATCCTTCACCACTTGATCAGAGGTTCCTTGGTATTTTCCCAACTGCTCACCCATCCCCTGAAACAGACTTTGTGTCCCCTTCTATGCTATCCTTGACCAAGATTGGTGAGGTACAATGATTTACATGGAAAAGCTGGCCCATGATGAACTGGAAGGACGACTGGCCGAGGCCGAGGCACTTGTAGAGGCCCTGAGGAGCCAGCAAACAAATACCGGCGTCAACGGGCAAAAAGCTTCATTGACACACCTCCCCAAAGCGGTGGAGCCATTCTGGGAACTGGAGAATAACTATAGCAGGCTGATAGAGAACGCTTTCGATGGGATTGCTATCATTGAAGGATCCGCGGTCACATTTGCCAATCGAGCGTGTTTGAAGATGTTTGGTTGCGAGAGTGAAGCTCAGATGGTGGGCTGCCCATTCACTGACTTCTTGGCGCCGGAGTATCGCCATCTCGTGGGCGAAAAGAACAGCGCATGGAAAGATGAAGCTCATTTACTCAGTTCCTATGAGATCAAGGCATTGCGAAAAGACGGTACCGAATTTGATGTTGAACTGCATGTGACCAGAATCGTCTATCAGGGACGCATAGCAAACCAAGGAATAATCCGAAATATCACCGAACGTAAACGAGCGGAAGAAGAAATCCTCCGGCTAAATAGAGAACTCTCCGCCCTGAACAAAATGGCAACTACAGTGAGCCAGCTTTATGATTTCAGGCAAATCCTGAACAATGCTTTGATTGAAGTGTTGGAGATCGTTGACATGGAATCTGGCGCCATCGCTCTGATCGGGGAACAGGATGAGGTGATGGATGCCATAACCCAAGGCTTTTCCTGGGAGTTCAGAGAAGCAAGTTCAAAGCACCTAATAGATGAGGGTCTGGCGGGAATCATTGCCCAATCGGGACGCCCGATTTGGGTGGAAGATATGTCAACCGATCCGAGAGTATCCCGAAAGGATGCCGTCCAAAAGGAAGGGTTGAAGACCTTTGCCGGAGTACCGCTGAAGACGAGGGAAGGGATTTTGGGAGTGCTGTGTGTGATGAGCAGAAAAGCCAGAATGATTTCCTCCTCTGATCTGCAACTGCTGGGGACTATCGGGGCGCATCTGGGCATGGTCAGCGAGAATGCGCGACTCATGGCGGAGGCTTCCCGGTTTCACGCATCGAAGGAAGCGGATCGTCTGAGAACTGAATTTCTGGCCAGCGTATCACACGAGTTGCGCACTCCTTTGACAGCCATCAAAGGCCTTGCCAGCACCTTGCTTCAACCGGATGTTGAATGGGACTTCAGGACACAGAGAGAGTTTCTTGAGGTGATCAACAAAGAGTCGGATATACTGGTGCATCTGGTCAATGACCTGTTGGAAATGTCCCAATTGGAGACAGGCACAACACGGCTGGAGAAAACGCGGTGTAGAATATCTTCCTCCATAAACCAGCTTGACAACAAATTGCGGGGGCTCGTAGGGAATCATGCGTTTGAAATAAAAGTTCCTTCCAACTTGCCTTTGATCCACGTCGATGAAGTGCGCCTTGGTCAAGTGGTTACCAATCTAGTAGAAAACGCTGCCTCTTATTCCGAG comes from Dehalococcoidia bacterium and encodes:
- a CDS encoding ATP-binding protein; the protein is MIYMEKLAHDELEGRLAEAEALVEALRSQQTNTGVNGQKASLTHLPKAVEPFWELENNYSRLIENAFDGIAIIEGSAVTFANRACLKMFGCESEAQMVGCPFTDFLAPEYRHLVGEKNSAWKDEAHLLSSYEIKALRKDGTEFDVELHVTRIVYQGRIANQGIIRNITERKRAEEEILRLNRELSALNKMATTVSQLYDFRQILNNALIEVLEIVDMESGAIALIGEQDEVMDAITQGFSWEFREASSKHLIDEGLAGIIAQSGRPIWVEDMSTDPRVSRKDAVQKEGLKTFAGVPLKTREGILGVLCVMSRKARMISSSDLQLLGTIGAHLGMVSENARLMAEASRFHASKEADRLRTEFLASVSHELRTPLTAIKGLASTLLQPDVEWDFRTQREFLEVINKESDILVHLVNDLLEMSQLETGTTRLEKTRCRISSSINQLDNKLRGLVGNHAFEIKVPSNLPLIHVDEVRLGQVVTNLVENAASYSEEGTQITLEARLGRNEIVVSIIDEGVGIPSEDLEKVFERFYRLESGIVRRRSGCGLGLAICKRLVEAHGGRIWAESKPGQGSKFNFTLPISDAEPRKDPTITVRSTFEKERQERAQ
- a CDS encoding DUF6125 family protein; the protein is MLKTNLESLSKKTLIDIIEMLGKNWISVDGFWYMGVEDTFGSEAALKLDVKMWERQSVLEGRRLKKVLGLEGGMEDVLKALDFVNCIHGYPDFEIEEEAPNRSVLVYKSCPVQEARLRLGRGEFACKEPAYLCYANTAAAVDPRAKVRCVSAPPDERSSDIWCRWEVIIENP